The genomic region CGGTTTTCCTGACACCGCCGAGCGAATGCGCCTGAGCCAGAAGCTTCTTCCTCGCCAGAGCCGCGGCAGCTGCCGGCGGATCATCAACTGCCAGGGCAGCCTGACCCGAAAGAGCCAGCTCCAGCAACGGCTTCAGCTCGTCAGCGAATCCGGGGTTGGCGGCGCAGCACTCATCGACGCTCGCCCGGCCTTCCAGAACCCGGCTGAGTTCCCGGTCCAGCACAGCTTCGAATCCAGCCTCAGAAACCAATTCAGTTTTTTTCACTTCATCATTCACGATGCTTCCCCATTTACGCTGAGCCCGCTGCCGGGATCGCCTTCCTGTTTTTCCATCTCTTTCCTGAGCGCCTGCAGCGCCCGGTGAGTCAATGCCTTTACGGCGCCTTCCGTCTTGTCGAGCACTTCGCCGACCTGCCGGTTGCTGAAGTTCATCATCAGCTTCAGCAGTACGACCTGCCTCTGTTCCTCCGACAGCCCGTTTATCGCGCAGAGCAGACGCCGTTCCTCTGTCGCGGTCTCGAACTGCTCCTCGACCAGCACGCCTGACGGTCGCTCGAGCATGTCCTCCGGTAAAGCTATCTCCCGCGCGCCAGTTCCATGCCGCCGGAAATGATCGAGCACATCGTTCCGCGCTATCCGGAACAGCCAGGCCGCGAAGCCAGCGCCGCGCCAGGTGAAGCCGTCGATCTTTTCTAGTACATACAGGAAGACGGTCGAGGTTATGTCCTCGGCGTCCGCCGGTTTGCCTACCTGGCGTAGCACATAGGAGTAGACCGGACCGTGGAAGCGGTCGTAAAGCTGACCGAACGCATCGGCGTCGCCTTTCTGGATCCGCTTGATGAGTCGCGCCAGCTCGCGCTTCTCGGTCAAAATAGCTCTCCTGTGATTACCAGCGTGAAAAGGACTGTTTTAGATACGGGTTCATGATATCTGGGGAAAGGATCTTGCACCCGCGTCTGATCGGATTGAACCCGCGCCTGATTGGATTCTGCATCCTGCGCGCTCGTGAAATCGTGTGAGCGCATCCATCTACTTCTATGCATACAGTTTGCTTCGGATGAAATCAAGCTGAATCCGACTTTTTTAACTATTTTTCAAAAAGACCGTAACCTTTCTGGCGGCGAGCCGCTATACACCTGAACCTTCGAAGGCGGATCAGGAAAGCGAATCAAGCGAGGTGTGCGTATGGCGTTCAGACTGAAGATGATGATCCTGGCAATGATTTTAGTACTCGGGGCTTCCGGAGTCGCACTGGCTTCCGGCAATGTTCCGGATGCAGTCAACGACGGCGTCGCAAGTCTTACCGGCTCGGGAACCCAGGGCATAGATTCCAGCCCCGCGGCTTCCGACCAGTATGGGACTGACGATGACGAAGCAGATGCCGACGACTCTGCGGTCGATGATGAATACGGCACAGACGACGAAGATGAACTGGATGACGTCGATGACGACGCGGATGAGATCGATGACGAGTCCGACGAGATGGATGACGACGAGATGGATGACGACGATGATGAATTCGTCGGCCCGGCTTCTTCGGGTGGCGCTTCCGCAGGCAGCAGCAGCGGTTCGGGCGGCTCGCATGAAGTCGATGACGACGATGATGAATATTCCGGTCAGGCTGGTTCGGCAGGTTCCTACGGGAATGGCACAGGTTCGCGCTCGGGATCTTCGGGTGGATCTGGTTCTGGCTATTCGTCCTCAGGTGAGTCTCACGACAGGGACGACGACTGAAGTTGGATGCAGGACGGGTCGGCTAGTCCGTCTCGCATCTTGAACCACCCGGCATCGGCAGCTGGGGAGCTGTGTGCCGGGTGGTTGAATTTGGCCCGGACCGCGCAAGGCGCGGTCCGGGTTTCTTTCTAGGGAAGACTTTCTCCGAAAACTTTAATGATTTTTTCCGGAAATTTCCGGATTTGGGGTTTGGTTTTTCTTTCGCCGGGTATAAGTAGTACACATCTTCTGGAGTCGGATCGAAAGATCAGGAGACAAGAGAAGATGACAAAGGCCCCAAGAAGTCGGAAGACAAAGAGACTGATCAAAAGCGGCGGGTAAGGGAAAACCGCCCCAAGAACAGAGTGACAAACTCTGGAGATCAGGAAAAAAGTCTGAAGGTTTCTTGGGGCTTCGTTATGCCCCCGTTATTTCTGCGTTCATATGTCCGTTCCAATGCCAGTTATCCTGCCAGTTTTTCCTTCCGCCAGCGTAGTGTTAGAATTACAGGCTGTTGGCGCCGCAGGCGGCACGTTTTGCCGAAGGCGCCAGTGTTTGTTTAGTTAGCAGGGGGACACAATTAGCATTATGTCCCCGTTTGGTTAGTAGGGGGACACAATTATCATTATGTCCCCCTGATATAGGATAGGGAGGTTATGCGGCGATGATGATCGTGATGAGACCCGATGCGACTGACGACCAGGTCCAGCATGTTGTCGACCGGCTGGCAGCCGTCGGGGCACAGGCACACATATCCCGGGGCGAATTTGTCACCATAATCGGCGCCATCGGCGACCGTGAGGAGATCGGGCAGCTGCCACTCGACGCCATGCCTGGCGTGGACAAGGTCATGCCCATCCTCAAACCCTACAAGCTCGCAAGCCGCCAGACCCATCCCGAAGACACCGTGGTCCAGGTACGAGACCGCGCTATCGGTGGCGGCATGTTCGCGCTGATCGCCGGGCCCTGTTCGGTCGAGAGCGAGGAGCAGTACATGCTTGCGGCCCGGCAGGCCAAGGCCGCCGGTGCTTCGATGCTGAGAGGCGGCGCTTTCAAGCCGAGAACCTCTCCCTACAGCTTCCAGGGAATGGGTGAGGCGGGCCTGCAGATCATGGCCGCAGCCCGCGAGGAGACAGGGTTGCCCATCGTCACCGAGCTCATGGATCCTCGCGACGTGGAAACAGTACTCAAGTACGCGGACGTGATCCAGATCGGCACCCGAAACATGCAGAATTTCCAGCTGCTCTCAGAAGTGGGAAAGGTGGAGCGCCCGGTGCTGCTCAAGCGTGGCATGAGTGCCACCATCGAAGAGCTGCTGATGGCAGCCGAGTACATCCTCAAGGAAGGCAACTCCGACGTGATACTCTGCGAGCGCGGCATCCGCACTTTCGAGACCGCGACCCGCAATACGCTGGATATCTCCGCTATCCCGGTGATCAAGAAGCAGAGCCATCTGCCGGTGATCGTTGATCCCAGCCACTCCGCGGGCAAGCGCGACCTGGTGCTGCCGCTGTCGCTGGCTTCGGTGGCGGTCGGTGCGGACGGCCTGCTGGTGGAGACTCATCCGGATCCCGAGTCGGCTCTCTGCGATGGTTCCCAGTCGCTTCCGGAGGCGGACTTCATGGCATTCACTGCTGAGGTCCGACGTTATGTGGAGCTGGCGGGAAAAAAGATATCCTGACGCGGCGGTGCCGCGAGGACGGCCATGCCTGATTTTTCCAACACCACCATCGCCATCATCGGGGTCGGCCTCATGGGCGGCTCTCTCGGGCTGGCCGCGCAGGAGCGCCTGGGTGTCAGCCGCGTAGTCGGCTACAGCCGCACCAGCCGCACCCTTCAGAAAGCACTCGAACTCGGCGCGATCACCGATGAGGCTACCAGTGTCGAAGAAGCTGCCTCCGAGGCGGACATCATATTCGTGGCGACTCCAGTCCGCTCTATCCTCGAAGTTGCCCGCCAGGCCATGGCTGCATCCAGTCCCGCCAGTATCGTCACCGACATGGGCAGCACCAAGTCCAGTCTCATGGGCGCGTTGACCGCGGCGGAGGAGAAGCGGTTCATCGGCGGCCATCCTGTCTGCGGCTCCGAGACCGCCGGTGTCGAGAACGCCCGCGAGGAGCTTTTTGACAACGCAACCTGGTTCCTCACATCCGGCCAGGGTATCGACCCCACGAATTTTGAGCGCCTCCATGGCTTCATCACCGGCGTCGGCGCGGTGCCGACCGCCATCGATCCGGATGCCCACGACCGCATCATGGCCCTGGTGAGCCACCTGCCGCATGTGCTGGCCAACTCCGCCATGAACCAGGTCGGGCGCGTGAATCTCGACGGCCGGGAAGCTCTGCTGTCAGCGGGTCCCAGTTTCCGGGACCTGACGAGGGTGGCGGGCAGTAATCCGGGCGTCTGGACTGACATAATCATGGAAAACCGCCGCTGGCTGTCAGAGGCGCTGAAGGAACACCGCCAGGCCATCGACCTTGTGATCGAGGCGATCGACGCCGGCGACGAGGAATTCCTCAAGGGCGAGATCATCGCGGCCGCGGCCAACCGCGACCGTATGCTCGAAGCCGAGCGGATGACACCCAGCGACCTTTTTGTGGTCAAGGTGCCGGTATTCGACAGGCCGGGAGTGATCAGCCAGGTGACTGTTGCCCTGGGCAACGCTGCCATAAATATCGAGGACATCGCCTTCCATCGCATCAGCGTCGAACAGGGTGGTGTCCTGTCCCTTGCGGTATCCGGCAGCGAGACCGGCGACAGGGCCGTGGATATCCTCAGGGGCCTGGGCTACGACGCGGTCGCGGTCCCCTTTACCGACGCCGAGGCAGGCTAGGGTCCCGGATTGGTGGATAGTCCTGATATCACTCAGCTCTTCACGCCGGTGTCCGGCCTCAAAGGCACCCTGCGGGTGCCGGCCGACAAGTCGGTTTCCCACCGGGCAGCTATAATCGGCGCCATCTGCGACGGTCCGGTAGCCATCCACAATTATCTTTCAGCCGCCGATACCAGGTCGACTCTGGCGGCGATCGCTGCCTGCGGCGTCGAAGTCGAGGACCCGGAAAGTGATCACCCGGTCGTCGGGGGGGCTGGCCTGCGTGGCCTGACTGCGCCCGGCGGCCCAATAGATATAGGCAACTCCGGCACTTCCATCCGTCTTCTTCCGGGGATCCTGGCTGGCCAGACGGGCCATTTCAGCCTCGATGGCGATGAGAGCATCAGACGGCGGCCCATGGACCGGGTGGTGAAACCCCTGCGGGAGATGGGCGTCGGCATCGATGCCCGTGACAGCCGCTATGCGCCGCTGACAGTGACCGGCGGAGTCGTCCATGGCATCCGCTATGAGATGCCGGTCGCCAGTGCCCAGGTGAAGTCGGCGATCCTGCTCGCAGGCCTTTATGCTGACGGCCCCACCGAGGTCATCGAACCCGCGGTCTGCCGCGACCATACCGAGATCATGCTGGCCGCGGCGGGGGCCAAGGTCGAGAAGGAGGGGCTGCTCACGCGGATCCACCCGGTGGAGCGCCTGAGCCTCGACGAAATCGAAGTGATGGGTGATTTCTCGTCGGCAGCTTTCTGGCTGGTAGCGGGCTCGATCATTCCCGGTTCAGACATCACCCTGACCGGAGTCGGCGTCAACCCCACGCGTATCGGCCTGCTGAATATCCTGCTGGAGATGGGCGCCGATATCACCCTGGAGAATGAGCGCCGTCAGAGCGGCGAGGCTGTGGCAGACCTGAGGGTGCGTCACGCCAGACTGCATGGGCTGGCAGTGGGTGGCGGCATCACCGGCCGCGCCATCGACGAACTGCCGCTGCTGGCGCTCGCCGGTGCACTCGCCGAAGGAGAGACCCTGGTCACCGGCGCCGCTGAGCTGCGCTTCAAGGAATCAGACCGGATCACTGTACTGGTGGAGAATCTTTCCGGGCTGGGAGTCCACATCGAGGCTTTCGAGGACGGCTTTGTCGTCCGTGGCATCCACGGCCCTCTCGGCGGCAGTTTCCGCAGCCACGGCGATCACCGCATGGCGATGCTGGGAGCGGTGGCCGGCCTGGTCTCCCGCGAAGGCGTGCAGGTGGAAGGTTTTGACTGCGTCTCGGTCTCATATCCGGATTTTTTACGTGATCTCGAAAGCCTGGGGGCGCTGATATGATCGATTCAGCCGGGCTGCCCACGACTTGTCCTTCAGCCTGCCTGGCAGGAGGAACAGCATGATCATCGCCATCGACGGCCCCGCCGGCGCCGGCAAGAGCACGATATCCCGCATGCTCGCCGACCGCTGCGGCTGTACTTATCTGGATACCGGCGCCATGTACCGCACAGTCACCCTGCTGGCCATGGAGCAGGAGATCGAGCCATCGGCTGCCGGCGAGCTGGGTCTTCTGTCACGAAACCTGGAGATCGGTTTTCAGCCAGGCCCTGGCGGCGTGCCCCGGGTCTTTGCCGGCTGCCGCGAGGTCACCGAGGAGATCCGTTCCCAGGAAGTGACCCGCGGCGTCTCGGAAGTCAGCGCTCACGCTGGCGTGCGCGAGGCCATGGTTGAGAAGCAACGGGTTTGTGCTTCCGCCGGAAACGTAGTAGTTGATGGCCGCGACATCGGTACTGTCGTCTTCCCTGCGGCGGAGGTCAAGATATTCCTCACGGCTTCGGTCGCTGAGCGGGCGCGCAGGCGCCGTCTGGAGCTTGAGGGCAAAGGCGTTACGGTCTCCCAGCAGCAGATGGAGGAGGAGATCGCAGCCCGTGATGACTATGATTCCAACCGCGAGGTGGCGCCGCTCAAGGCCGCCGGCGACGCGATCATTGTGGATACCACGGAAATGAGCATAGATCAGGTAGTGGAGAGGGTGGCTGAGATTGTCGACCACGCAGCCTGAGTCTCCGTCGGGATCAGCCAGGCCGCAACCAGTGCAGCGGGAGCCGCAACCTGAACCGCGCAGATCCAGACTATCTCTGCCGCTGTACGGTTTTCTCCGCATCCTGATAACAAATCCGCTGCGATGGTTCTTCCGCATGGAGATAAAAGGGACGGAGAACTTTCCCGGAAAAGGCCCGGCCATCTTTGCTTCCAACCACCTCAGCAACATGGACCCACCGTTGCTGTGTCTTTCCTACCCGGGGCAGATCTGCTGGATGGCCAAGGCCGAACTTCTGCGAGTACCCCTGCTGGGCGCCTTCCTCATAAAGCTTGGAGCATTTCCGGTCCGCCGGGGTGAGAATGACCGGGAGGCGATCCGCCGCGCCCGGGAACTGCTGCAGATGGGCTATGTCGTCGGGATGTTCCCCGAAGGTACCCGTCAGAAAGAGGGCGCTTTCGGTGAGCCCCAGCCGGGCGTAGGCCTGCTGGCGATGACTCCCGGGGTGCCGGTCATACCGATCCGGATCCGCGGCACCGGTGATATCATCAGTGGCGGCAGGTTCCACCGGGCAAAAGTCTCGGTTATGGTGGGTCCGCCGGTCGACATGCAGATCAGCGGCATGTCGAAGGGAAAAGCTTATCGCGAAGCCAGCCGCCGCATCATGGCGGCGATCGGAGAACTATGAAGATCCTGATCTCACAGCGCGGCGGCTATTGCTATGGCGTCCAGCGGGCGCTGGACATCGCCCATCGCGCCGCTTCCGATTCACCCGGACCGATCAAGACCCTGGGCCCGATCATCCATAATCCGGGGGTGGTCAGGGAGCTGGCAGACGCAGGCGTATCACCGGTAGAGGACCTCGAAGGCATCACCGGCGGGACCGTCATCCTGAGGACCCACGGCGTCACTCCCGCGGTCATCGCCGACGCCAAGGGGCGCGGCCTGGCGATCGTCGACGCCACCTGCCCCTATGTGAAAGTGGCCCAGGAGAAAGCCTCATTCCTGGGCGAGCAGGGATACCTCACGATCATCCTCGGCGAGCATGAGCATCCCGAGGTCGTCGCTCTCGTGGCCAACGCCGGCAAGAAGACCGTCGTCGTGGAGAACGTCGACGAGCTGGATATGGACGCGGTGCACGGCAAGCGCGTCGGCGTAGTAGTCCAGACCACCCAGGCAAGCACGAACCTCGCGGCGCTGGCGGCGCGGCTGGCGCCGGCCTGCCGGGAACTGCTGATCTACAACACGATGTGTAACGCTACCCAGAAATGCCAGGACGAAGCGTTGAGCCTGGCGCGGCAGGCGGACGCGGTCATCGTCATCGGCGGGCGCAACAGCGCCAACACGACCCGTCTGTCACAGTTGTGCCAGGAGGTACAGGAGAAGACCTACCATATCGAGGATGTCGGCGAACTTCAGCCGGGATGGTTTGAGGGGGCGGAGACTGTCGCCATCACTGCCGGCGCCTCGACGCCGCCGGAGCAGATGGAAGCCGCGGCGGCGTGGCTGGGGAAGCTTTAGGCGCCTTCTATAGCCTGACGTTCTTACGAGATTGTTGAAGGAAGGATTTTCTCCGCATCGACGCTAGACCGTGTTTGACTGTAGTTTGTGTACGAGGCAAGGTTCGCCATGGTGCGAGTAGTCCCTGATCGACTATGCCCGGCCAAAGATCGCATCGTTCTTTTTGACTTGCGTGCCGCAGAATCAAGAGATACGAGTTTATATTCAAGCTCCCCCAGACCGATTTTCTCTCCATGAATCAGCTGAGCCAGTGGATTGACACCGTTGTGAACGGCGGCGAATTTCTGATGGCTCGCGATACCAGCATCAGTCAGAGCGCTCCTCGCATAGCCGATTGCATCATTAACCAGATCATAGGAGGCCGCATCAACTGAAACCGGGTCCAGTGATGCGGCAATGCCAATATTAGGGACAATAGGGTTATCACTCCAGCCAACGCAATCACAATCAGGAGTGACGTCAACGATGACGTTGATAGCGGCAAACTTTTCCTGTTTCCGATAGAGGGAAGCAGCAGCATACTCGGCTATTTTTTCCTGCACGATAGCTGGATCAGATACGGCGCGTAAACGTTCGCGCCACTTTAAGTCAGTATCATACCTGGCCTTCAAGTCCTTGATCCGCTTGCGAGTGTTCTCTGGCAGGCGTTCTTTCAGCTTCCTGGCAAGCGCTGCTGCACTTAGCGATTCATCCTGGCTCCGCCTCATGTAACTGATTTCGAGAGCGCCCCCAGTGCAGATAACGGCACATTCACAGCAACCTATGCAGGAATCGTGATCGATTTTCGCAACCTTGTGATCATCGGGTCCAGACACCATAGAGATGGCTTTCTCTGGACACCATTCACGACAGCGGGCGCATCCCTCGCATTCCGAAGGGGAAACTTCGGGCCGGTAATCTGAGTGCATCAATCTCTTTCCAGCATGAGAACCAAATCCCATCCCCAAATTCTTTATGGCGCCCCCGAATCCACAAATCATGTGACCCTTGAAATGTGCCAGTGAAATAATCGCATCTGCGTCGAGAGCGGCGGTGGCGATTTTAGCCTCCGAAAAATGGATGCCATTGACAGGCACAGAACGGTGATCAAGACCCAGCAGCCCATCGGCAATGACAATGGGAGCCCCGGTTGCCTCATAACCGAAGCCGTTCTCAAGGGCAATAATAGTGTGGTCGCGGGAATTATTGCGGCCGCCTACATAGAGGGTATTCGAATCGGTGAGGAAAGGCCTGCCACCCAGGTTTTTTACTACATCCACGACACCACGGATATAACTGGGTCGAAGATATGCCAGGTTGCCCCGCTCTCCGAAGCTGAGTTTGATAGCGACCAGATCGTTCTTGCTTACAATCCGGCTGAGGTCCAGATTCTCGAGTAGCCTGCGGTATTTGACGAGGTTGCTCTCGCGGCTGTCTGCTCTGCTTGATACGAAAAATACGGTTGACATAAATTCCTATAAAAGAACGGATTAGTGAACAAATAGCGCCTGATAGTAGCACTATAATACGAATTAGTAAACATATGTAATTATCAAGGTAGGGTTCTACTTGATTTTAAAATATACAGCCTGGAAAAAGCGCAAACGCAACCACAGTTGTCGGGAATATCCAACAAGATAATCATTGGCTTCCGGATTGATCTAAAGCCCGTACCGGTTTCCCACGGCCAGCGGCACTTCCACCAGCAGCAGCTCCACGTCGGCTTCAGCCTTGATCTTCAGGTTCTGGCCGCCGATTATCCTGGCCGCACTCAGAGCTTCCGCGGAATGGCCGTTGATCCTGACCGAGCCGCCCTCCAGGACATACAGATAGGCGCCGCGTCCGGTATCGAGCCCGTGTTCCACGAAATGGCCGTTCTCCAGGAATGACGAATACACGCGCGCGTCGGAGATGATGGGCAGGACTCTCTCGTCGTCGGGTTTATCCGACACCAGCAGCAGCAGCCTGTTCTTGCGCTCAAACTGTTCCACCGGTTTTTGCTGCAATACCGGTTCGAGGTTGAGCTCCGAGGGCAGGAACCACATCTGGATGAATCGCATGGACTCGCTGCTGCTGTCGTTGATCTCGGAATGGGACATGCCCCGTCCGACTGTCGTGTGCTGTACCCAGCCTTTCCTGAGGATGTCACCGACACCATTCTCATCCGCGTGGCGGAAGACGCCGGCGGCGCAGTAAGTCACTACCTCGATATTGCGGTGCGAATGCAGCGGCCAGGTGGCGCCGGGGGAGAGGGTGTCGTCGTTGAAGACGCGCAGGGTGCCGAAATGGCTGTAGTCCCGGTCGTAGTACTGGTCGAAGGAAAAATGCCAGCGCCCTTCGAAAGTACCGTTCTCGATGATGCCGCGGGCCTGGTAGATGCTGTCAGGCGGGCGGATGGTGATCAGATCCCTGCCGGTCGTGCTCTCCATGAATCCTCCAGAATTGGGCGAGAAGCCTTCAGAATACCTTCGCTTGGGCCCCCGCCAGCCTACCCCCCTTATTAAAGATGGTTCCCCGATGGGATGGCCGTGAAACGCCGAAGGCCCTCCTGGATGGCGGAAGGGTTATCTGGCAGCCGCGGGAGCCTGATCCACGCGCATAAGCCGCCTGGACGCGGGATTGTCGTGATTACTGAATAAATAGCGGCTCACTGGTACAATAATACTATTCGGATTACCTTCCGGAAGGGGGCACGGACACGAAAGGCTCTGGAGCGAACTCGGCATGAGACGTTGGGCAGCACTATCTCTGGCTCTGGCGATGCTGGCGTTTTTGACGCTTGGCATGGCCGGCGCCTTTTTTGTTTTCGGCGGCGGCCATGAAGGCGTAGTCATCCACGCAGACTTCATGGCGCCGGCGTGGAACAGGGCGGCCATCCAGGACAGCGCGCCGCAAGCCCGTGTTGATGGGGGCGGAAACGGCCAGGAAGTCCCTGATGGGGAAGTGCCCGGCAGCAGAAATGCTTCATCCCGCGCAGATGCCAAACAGGACCCAAAGCTGCAGTCTTCCATGGTGCAGCTGGCGGCGGTCCAGTCCGCGGAAGGCCCGGCTGCGGCTTCTGATTTCGCGAAAGAGAGCGGCATCAGGCTGCGCGACGGCCGGGTCCAGGTCGTCATCGAGGCAGCACCTGGAGCGACTGAAGCCGTATCAATAGCTGCAGAGGCCGCTGGCGGAAAAGTGCAGACTGTCCATGGTGACCTGGTCCAGGCCGAGGTCCCGGTGGAGAGTCTGGCTTCATTGGCAAAATCGCCGTCGGTCGAATATGTCAGGCAGCCGCACAGGCCGACACTCGCTACGACCAGTGAGGGAGTCGCCGACATCGGCGCCGTTTCCTGGCAGGCCGCCGGCGACACTGGCGCGGGCGCCAGTGTCGCCGTGCTCGACCCCGGTTTCACCGGCTATCAGGATCGCATCAATAGCGGCGAGCTTCCCGCAAATCTGATCGCCATGTCATTCGTCGCCGGCGGCGATATCAACGGCGGCGGCGAGATCCATGGCACCGCCTGCGCCGAGATCGTATATGACGTGGCACCGGGCGCCCAGCTTTATCTGGTCAACTTCAACACCGACGTCGAGCTGGCGAACGCGGTGGATTACCTGATCGCCCAGGGTGTAGACGTCGTCTCAGCCTCCTGGGGTTTCTTCGGGGATTTCCGCGGCGACGGCCAGGGTGACATCGACACGATCGTGCAGAACGCCAACGCCGCCGGCATCACCTGGGCCAACGCCGCCGGCAACTCGGCTCAGACCCACTGGAGCGGCCTGTTCACGGATGCCGACGGGGACAACTTGCATGAGTTCGCAGTGGGGGACGAAGGCAACGACTTTTCATATTACGTGAATGTAGGTGACTCCATCAGCCTCTTCCTGACCTGGGACCGCTGGCCGCTCACCGACCAGGATTATGATTTCCATCTTGTCTGGACTGGTAACGCATCAAACAATTACCAGTCTGTTATCGTTGCCGAGAGTTTAAACTGGCAGGGTGTCAATCACCTCACGGCTCCCTCTGAGCAGATCGGCTATACAGTCCCGCCGGGGCAAGGCGGAACCTACTATGCAAGAATCTCCAAGTATAGCGCCGCCGGAGACGCCACCTTCCAGTTGTATTCCCACCCGTTTCCGTTGCAGTACCAGGTTGCCGCGGGCAGCCTCGGCGGCCAGCCGGCCGATTCGCCCTACGCCATGACCGTCGGCGCAGTGCCTTACGGCGGCACCACGATCGAGTACTTCAGCTCCCGGGGGCCGACCATCGACGGCAGGATCAAGCCGGATATCGTCGCGCCGGACAGGGTTTCCACTGTGACCTATGGTCTGAGCGGCTTTCCAGGCACCTCCGCCGCCACCCCCCACGCAGCCGGAGCCGCCACGCTGATAAAGGCGGCGTTCCCGGCGTATACGCCATCCCAGATCCAGGCCAGGCTCGAGTCCCTGGCTACCGGCCTCGGCGTCCCCGGCAAGGACAACACCTACGGCAGCGGCAAACTCAACATGGGACCGGTCCTTGACCACGCACCGCCGCTGGTGACCGGTGTACAGCCTTCCGGCACCGTCTATGACAGCTCGGGCGCCGTTGTCGTCTACTACATGGACAGCTACAGCGGCATCGATGCTGCTTCCGTCCAGGTCCAGCTCGACGGCGTCGCGATGTCCGGCTGCGCCGCGACGGCGTCGCAAGTCAGCTGCCCCTTCTCCGACCTGGCCGCGGGGCTTCATTCCATCACCGGGTCGGTCAGCGACACCTCAGGCAACACTGCAAGCATAAGCGGTTCGTTCACTGAAGCCTGCGGCAAGCCGCTTCTCTCCCTGGAAACATCCAGCTCCTTCTGGGCTTCCTATGAAGACTACCTGAGCCACGAACTCTCGGTGACGTTCTCTTTCTGCAATTCCGGAACCAATGATGCCTTCAATGTGGCGATGGTGGGAAGCATCAACACCAACAGTGCCGTGCTCGCCTCGCTGGTCCCCGGCAGCGTGGGCAATATCGCCGGCGGCTCCGGCAGCTGCGCTCCGATCACGGTCAAGTACTTGGTCCCCGCAGGAGTATCGCGTTTCCGCGCGACCGTCTACGCGACGGCAGAGAACAGCTGCGGCCTGAACTACGCATACCCTTCCCTCTTCCTGGAACCCTGAGGTGACCGGGCTTGCCTGATAGCGGGAGGGAGAAGGGAGGCCTGGTTTCTTCCGTGACTCCAGGCAGTCCGGCAGAAGCAGCCGGCATCGCTCCCGGCGACCGCATCCTCTCCCTTGACGGCCACGAACTCCACGACGTCATCGACTATCAGTTCTATCTGGAGCCGGAGCGGCAGAGCGTCGTCGTCGACCGGGGTGGCAGGACCCTTACGCTGGAGATGGACAGCGGCGACAATGATGACGAGGATATCGCAGGCGGCGGGACCGCCATGTCAGGCGATCCGGGTATCTATTTTGCCGGGACCGTCTTCGGACCGATCCGCACCTGTGCCAACAACTGCGTCTTCTGTTTCATCGAACAGGTCCCGGGAGGACTGCGGCAGCCATTGTATGTGAAGGACGATGACTTCCGCCTCTCATTCCTCCATGGGAATTTCATCACCCTCAATAACCTCCGCGAAGAAGACCTGGAGCGCATCACCGGCCAGCGGCTGAGGCCGCTATATGTCTCCGTGCACG from Actinomycetota bacterium harbors:
- a CDS encoding sigma-70 family RNA polymerase sigma factor, whose amino-acid sequence is MTEKRELARLIKRIQKGDADAFGQLYDRFHGPVYSYVLRQVGKPADAEDITSTVFLYVLEKIDGFTWRGAGFAAWLFRIARNDVLDHFRRHGTGAREIALPEDMLERPSGVLVEEQFETATEERRLLCAINGLSEEQRQVVLLKLMMNFSNRQVGEVLDKTEGAVKALTHRALQALRKEMEKQEGDPGSGLSVNGEAS
- the aroF gene encoding 3-deoxy-7-phosphoheptulonate synthase, with the protein product MMIVMRPDATDDQVQHVVDRLAAVGAQAHISRGEFVTIIGAIGDREEIGQLPLDAMPGVDKVMPILKPYKLASRQTHPEDTVVQVRDRAIGGGMFALIAGPCSVESEEQYMLAARQAKAAGASMLRGGAFKPRTSPYSFQGMGEAGLQIMAAAREETGLPIVTELMDPRDVETVLKYADVIQIGTRNMQNFQLLSEVGKVERPVLLKRGMSATIEELLMAAEYILKEGNSDVILCERGIRTFETATRNTLDISAIPVIKKQSHLPVIVDPSHSAGKRDLVLPLSLASVAVGADGLLVETHPDPESALCDGSQSLPEADFMAFTAEVRRYVELAGKKIS
- a CDS encoding prephenate dehydrogenase/arogenate dehydrogenase family protein gives rise to the protein MPDFSNTTIAIIGVGLMGGSLGLAAQERLGVSRVVGYSRTSRTLQKALELGAITDEATSVEEAASEADIIFVATPVRSILEVARQAMAASSPASIVTDMGSTKSSLMGALTAAEEKRFIGGHPVCGSETAGVENAREELFDNATWFLTSGQGIDPTNFERLHGFITGVGAVPTAIDPDAHDRIMALVSHLPHVLANSAMNQVGRVNLDGREALLSAGPSFRDLTRVAGSNPGVWTDIIMENRRWLSEALKEHRQAIDLVIEAIDAGDEEFLKGEIIAAAANRDRMLEAERMTPSDLFVVKVPVFDRPGVISQVTVALGNAAINIEDIAFHRISVEQGGVLSLAVSGSETGDRAVDILRGLGYDAVAVPFTDAEAG
- the aroA gene encoding 3-phosphoshikimate 1-carboxyvinyltransferase: MTQLFTPVSGLKGTLRVPADKSVSHRAAIIGAICDGPVAIHNYLSAADTRSTLAAIAACGVEVEDPESDHPVVGGAGLRGLTAPGGPIDIGNSGTSIRLLPGILAGQTGHFSLDGDESIRRRPMDRVVKPLREMGVGIDARDSRYAPLTVTGGVVHGIRYEMPVASAQVKSAILLAGLYADGPTEVIEPAVCRDHTEIMLAAAGAKVEKEGLLTRIHPVERLSLDEIEVMGDFSSAAFWLVAGSIIPGSDITLTGVGVNPTRIGLLNILLEMGADITLENERRQSGEAVADLRVRHARLHGLAVGGGITGRAIDELPLLALAGALAEGETLVTGAAELRFKESDRITVLVENLSGLGVHIEAFEDGFVVRGIHGPLGGSFRSHGDHRMAMLGAVAGLVSREGVQVEGFDCVSVSYPDFLRDLESLGALI
- a CDS encoding (d)CMP kinase codes for the protein MIIAIDGPAGAGKSTISRMLADRCGCTYLDTGAMYRTVTLLAMEQEIEPSAAGELGLLSRNLEIGFQPGPGGVPRVFAGCREVTEEIRSQEVTRGVSEVSAHAGVREAMVEKQRVCASAGNVVVDGRDIGTVVFPAAEVKIFLTASVAERARRRRLELEGKGVTVSQQQMEEEIAARDDYDSNREVAPLKAAGDAIIVDTTEMSIDQVVERVAEIVDHAA
- a CDS encoding 1-acyl-sn-glycerol-3-phosphate acyltransferase encodes the protein MEIKGTENFPGKGPAIFASNHLSNMDPPLLCLSYPGQICWMAKAELLRVPLLGAFLIKLGAFPVRRGENDREAIRRARELLQMGYVVGMFPEGTRQKEGAFGEPQPGVGLLAMTPGVPVIPIRIRGTGDIISGGRFHRAKVSVMVGPPVDMQISGMSKGKAYREASRRIMAAIGEL